A portion of the Gorilla gorilla gorilla isolate KB3781 chromosome X, NHGRI_mGorGor1-v2.1_pri, whole genome shotgun sequence genome contains these proteins:
- the TLR8 gene encoding toll-like receptor 8, with translation MKESSLQNSSCSLGKETKKENMFLQSSMLTCIFLLISGSCELCAEENFSRSYPCDEKKQNDSVIAECSNRRLQEVPQTVGKYVTELDLSDNFITHITNESFQGLQNLTKINLNHNPNVQHQNGNPGIQSNGLNITDGAFLNLKNLRELLLEDNQLPQIPSGLPESLTELSLIQNNIYNITKEGISRLINLKNLYLAWNCYFNKVCEKTNVEDGVFETLTNLELLSLSFNSLSHVPPKLPSSLRKLFLSNTQIKYISEEDFKGLINLTLLDLSGNCPRCFNAPFPCVPCDGGASINIDRFAFQNLTQLRYLNLSSTSLRKINAAWFKNMPHLKVLDLEFNYLVGEIASGAFLTMLPRLEILDLSFNYIKGSYPQHINISKNFSKLLSLRALHLRGYVFQELREDDFQPLMQLPNLSTINLGINFIKQIDFKLFQNFSNLEIIYLSENRISPLVKDTRQSYANSSSFQRHILKRRSTDFEFDPHSNFYHFTRPLIKPQCAAYGKALDLSLNSIFFIGPNQFENLPDIACLNLSANSNAQVLSGTEFSAIPHVKYLDLTNNRLDFDNASALTELSDLEVLDLSYNSHYFRIAGVTHHLEFIQNFTNLKVLNLSHNNIYTLTDKYNLESKSLVELVFSGNRLDILWNDDDNRYISIFKGLKNLTRLDLSLNRLKHIPNEAFLNLPASLTELHINDNMLKFFNWTLLQQFPRLELLDLRGNKLLFLTDSLSDFTSSLRTLLLSHNRISHLPSGFLSEVSSLKHLDLSSNLLKTINKSALETKTTTKLSMLELHGNPFECTCDIGDFRRWMDEHLNVKIPRLVDVICASPGDQRGKSIVSLELTTCVSDVTAVILFFFTFFITTMVMLAALAHHLFYWDVWFIYNVCLAKVKGYRSLSTSQTFYDAYISYDTKDASVTDWVINELRYHLEESRDKNVLLCLEERDWDPGLAIIDNLMQSINQSKKTVFVLTKKYAKSWNFKTAFYLALQRLMDENMDVIIFILLEPVLQHSQYLRLRQRICKSSILQWPDNPKAEGLFWQTLRNVVLTENDSRYNNMYVDSIKQY, from the exons ATGAAGGAGTCATCTTTGCAAAATAGCTCCTGCAGCCTGGGAAAGGAGACTAAAAAG GAAAACATGTTCCTTCAGTCGTCAATGCTGACCTGCATTTTCCTGCTAATATCTGGTTCCTGTGAGTTATGCGCTGAAGAAAATTTTTCTAGAAGCTATCCTTGTGatgagaaaaagcaaaatgaCTCAGTTATTGCAGAGTGCAGCAATCGTCGACTACAGGAAGTTCCCCAAACGGTGGGCAAATATGTGACAGAACTAGACCTGTCTGATAATTTCATCACACACATAACGAATGAATCATTTCAAGGGCTGCAAAATCTCACTAAAATAAATCTAAACCACAACCCCAATGTACAGCACCAGAACGGAAATCCTGGTATACAATCAAATGGCTTGAATATCACAGACGGGGCATTCCTCAACCTGAAAAACCTAAGGGAGTTACTGCTTGAAGACAACCAGTTACCCCAAATACCCTCTGGTTTGCCAGAGTCTTTGACAGAACTTAGTCTAATTCAAAACAATATATACAACATAACTAAAGAGGGCATTTCAAGACTTATAAACTTGAAAAATCTCTATTTGGCCTGGAACTGCTATTTTAACAAAGTTTGCGAGAAAACTAACGTAGAAGATGGAGTATTTGAAACGCTGACAAATTTGGAGTTGCTATCACTCTCTTTCAATTCTCTTTCACACGTGCCACCCAAACTGCCAAGCTCCCTACGCAAACTTTTTCTGAGCAACACCCAGATCAAATACATTAGTGAAGAAGATTTCAAGGGATTGATAAATTTAACATTACTAGATTTAAGCGGGAACTGTCCGAGGTGCTTCAATGCCCCATTTCCATGCGTGCCTTGTGATGGTGGTGCTTCAATTAATATAGATCGTTTTGCTTTTCAAAACTTGACCCAACTTCGATACCTAAACCTCTCTAGCACTTCCCTCAGGAAGATTAATGCTGCCTGGTTTAAAAATATGCCTCATCTGAAGGTGCTGGATCTTGAATTCAACTATTTAGTGGGAGAAATAGCCTCTGGGGCATTTTTAACGATGCTGCCCCGCTTAGAAATACTTGACTTGTCTTTTAACTATATAAAGGGGAGTTATCCACAGCATATTAATATTTCCAAAAACTTCTCTAAACTTTTGTCTCTACGGGCATTGCATTTAAGAGGTTATGTGTTTCAGGAACTCAGAGAAGATGATTTCCAGCCCCTGATGCAGCTTCCAAACTTATCGACTATCAACTTGGGTATTAATTTTATTAAGCAAATCGatttcaaacttttccaaaatttctcCAATCTGGAAATCATTTACTTGTCAGAAAACAGAATATCACCGTTGGTAAAAGATACCAGGCAGAGCTATGCAAATAGTTCCTCTTTTCAACGTCATATCCTGAAACGACGCTCAACAGATTTTGAGTTTGACCCACATTCGAACTTTTATCATTTCACCCGTCCTTTAATAAAGCCACAATGTGCTGCTTATGGAAAAGCCTTAGATTTAAGCCTCAACAGTATTTTCTTCATTGGGCCAAACCAATTTGAAAATCTTCCTGACATTGCCTGTTTAAATCTGTCTGCAAATAGCAATGCTCAAGTGTTAAGTGGAACTGAATTTTCAGCCATTCCTCATGTCAAATATTTAGATTTGACAAACAATAGACTAGACTTTGATAATGCTAGTGCTCTTACTGAATTGTCCGACTTGGAAGTTCTAGATCTCAGCTATAATTCACACTATTTCAGAATAGCAGGCGTAACACATCATCTAGAATTTATTCAAAATTTCACAAATCTAAAAGTTTTAAACTTGAGCCACAACAACATTTATACTTTAACAGATAAGTATAACCTGGAAAGCAAGTCGCTGGTAGAATTAGTTTTCAGTGGCAATCGCCTTGACATTTTGTGGAATGATGATGACAACAGgtatatctccattttcaaaggTCTCAAGAATCTGACACGTCTGGATTTATCCCTTAATAGGCTCAAGCACATCCCAAATGAAGCATTCCTTAATTTGCCAGCGAGTCTCACTGAACTACATATAAATGATAATATGTTAAAGTTTTTCAACTGGACATTACTCCAGCAGTTTCCTCGTCTCGAGTTGCTTGACTTACGTGGAAACAAACTACTCTTTTTAACTGATAGCCTATCTGACTTTACATCTTCCCTTCGGACACTGCTGCTGAGCCATAACAGGATTTCCCACCTACCCTCTGGCTTTCTTTCTGAAGTCAGTAGTCTGAAGCACCTCGATTTAAGTTCCAATCTGCTAAAAACAATCAACAAATCCGCACTTGAAACTAAGACCACCACCAAATTATCTATGTTGGAACTACACGGAAACCCCTTTGAATGCACCTGTGACATTGGAGATTTCcgaagatggatggatgaacatcTGAACGTCAAAATTCCCAGACTGGTAGATGTCATTTGTGCCAGTCCTGGGGATCAAAGAGGGAAGAGTATTGTGAGTCTGGAGCTAACAACTTGTGTTTCAGATGTCACTGCagtgatattatttttcttcacgTTCTTTATCACCACCATGGTTATGTTGGCTGCCCTGGCTCACCATTTGTTTTACTGGGATGTTTggtttatatataatgtgtgtttaGCTAAGGTAAAAGGCTACAGGTCTCTTTCCACATCCCAAACTTTCTATGATGCTTACATTTCTTATGACACCAAAGATGCCTCTGTTACTGACTGGGTGATAAATGAGCTGCGCTACCACCTTGAAGAGAGCCGAGACAAAAACGTTCTCCTTTGTCTAGAGGAGAGGGATTGGGACCCGGGATTGGCCATCATCGACAACCTCATGCAGAGCATCAACCAAAGCAAGAAAACAGTATTTGTTTTAaccaaaaaatatgcaaaaagctGGAACTTTAAAACAGCTTTTTACTTGGCTTTGCAGAGGCTAATGGATGAGAACATGGATGTGATTATATTTATCCTGCTGGAGCCAGTGTTACAGCATTCTCAGTATTTGAGGCTACGGCAGCGGATCTGTAAGAGCTCCATCCTCCAGTGGCCTGACAACCCGAAGGCAGAAGGCTTGTTTTGGCAAACTCTGAGAAATGTGGTCTTAACTGAAAATGATTCACGGTATAACAATATGTATGTTGATTCCATTAAGCAATACTAA